The genomic window GGAAATATTGCAGAGATGGCAACAGGGGAAGGGAAAACACTTGTCGCTTCCGCCCCAAGTTATTTGCGCGCCCTTGAAGGAAAAGGGGTGCATGTCATTACAGTAAACGACTACTTAGCTCGCCGCGACCGTGAACTAATCGGAAAAATTCACGAGTTTTTAGGGCTCACGGTCGGTCTAAACTTGCCACACATGTCGCCAGAAGAAAAACAAGCCGCATATCAAGCCGATATTACATACGGTGTCGGCAATGAGTTTGGCTTCGACTATTTACGCGATCATATGGCATACAGTGTCGCTGATCGTGTCCAACGCCCATTTCATTATGCGATTATCGATGAAGTCGATAGCGTATTAATTGATGAAGCGAAAACCCCTCTCATTATCGCAGGGAAAACAGGGGTCAGCTCGGAGTTAAGCTATTTATGCGCACGCATCGTGAAACATTTCGTCCGCGATGAAGATTACGAATACGACGAAGAAACGAAAACAGTGAATTTAACAGAACGAGGCATTGAAAAAATTGAAAAAGGATTCGGCATCGACAACTTATATGATCTTGAACATCAAGTGTTGTACCATTACGTCATTCAAGCGTTGCGCGCATATGTGATGTTTACGCGCGATGTCGACTATATCGTGAAAGACGGGAAAGTGTTGTTAATCGACATGTTCACTGGTCGTCCAATGGAAGGGCGCAGTTTAAGTAACGGGCTTCATCAAGCGATTGAAGCAAAAGAAGGATTGGAGTTAACGGAAGAAAATAAAATTCAAGCATCCATTACGATTCAAAACTATTTCCGCCTTTATCCGATTTTATCAGGGATGACAGGAACAGCGAAAACAGAAGAAAAAGAGTTTCAAACGTTGTATGGAATGGATGTCATCCAAATTCCAACAAACCGCCCTGTCATTCGTCAAGACTTTCCAGATCGTGTCTTTGCGACAGTCGAAGCGAAATATAAAGCGGTCGCCAAAGAAGCGAAACGCGTTCATGCAACAGGACAACCGATGCTGATCGGAACGACATCCATTTTACAGTCGGAAAAAGTGGCGCAATATTTAGCAGAAGAAGGGTTGCCGTTTCAATTGTTAAACGCCAAAAGCGTCGAACAAGAAGTTGAACTCATTTCTCGCGCCGGTCAAAAAGGACAAATTACAATTGCGACAAATATGGCGGGACGCGGAACAGATATTATGCTCGGCGAAGGAGTGGCAGAGCTTGGCGGATTGTACGTCCTCGGTACCGAACGCCATGAAAGCCGACGCATTGATAATCAATTAAAAGGACGCGCAGGCCGCCAAGGTGATCCGGGACGCTCGCAATTTTTCATTTCGCTTGAAGACGACATGTTCCGTCGCTTCGCAAAAGAAGAGCTAGAAAAAATGAAAAAATCATTGCAAGTCAACGAAGACGGCGAAGTATTAAACAAAGACGTGCATGAATTTGTCAACCGTGTTCAGCGCATTTGTGAAGGAAGCAATTTCTCTGTGCGAGAATATAACTTAAAGCTGGACGATGTACTAAACGAGCAACGTCGAACGATTTATGCCCTCCGCAATCGCGTGCTCGAACAAGAGGATATCGTCGCTATTGTCGCAAGTATGGTTCCTGCATTTCTTGAAAGAGAAATCGCTTATACTTGCCCAGAAGATACAATTCCAGAACAATGGGATCTCGCTCGTCTCGCTGAAACGATTCACCTTGTGACAAATGAACAAGTGACGTTCACAGGAATAGTGGAACGAAAAGAAGTAGAAGTGATCGTACAACAAGCGATTTCGGCATGGAAAAGACGCCTCGAAACGTTACAATATACAGAAGAACATCAACAGGCGTTAAAACGTGCCATGCTTTCACTCATCGATTTCCACTGGACAAAACATTTAGAAGCAATGGAGTTATTAAAAGAAGGAATTGGGTTGCGCTATTACGGACAAGAAGATCCGATGCGCCAATATGCAAAAGAAGGGTTGGAGCTCTTTACAGCTATGTATCACCGATTAGAAAAAGATGTTTCCCAACAACTTGCCCAGCTCATCTCACAATAAGAAAGGAGATGGAACAATGTTTCCATTTTTCAAAAAGAAAAAACAAGGGGAAGATAGTACCGTTCAAGCTGGTCAGTTATTTGACGGAGCAGATGAACAACAAGATGAAGACGTGCATACGACATTATCCATTCACCCAATGATGTCGTTAACGACCGAACAAAAATATTATTTCCAATACATCAATAACGAATTGCCGCCGTTGAAAAAAAATCAAGTGTCGTTATCCGGTGTAGAATGGAAAAAGGAAGACGACCATTACGTTGTTACGGCGTTTGTCCGCAACAGTTTAGATCAACCTATTCGTTTTGACCATATGCCGTTATTGCTCATTGGGCCAGACGGAAAAGTGCTTGGAAAAAAAGTATTTCCAATGAATGAGCTCGGCGATATTCCACCAAAAAGTAGCCGTCCGTGGCGATTTGTATTTACAACAAGTGACTTATATACAGAAAACATTCCTGAAACGGGATGGAAATTAGCGTTTGAGTTAAAGAAGCCACACCAATTAGATTTAGAAGAAAGTTGGCAGCAGCATTTAAAAGAAGAAGACAAGCAAAAACTTGAGCAACTCGTGCGCTCCCTTACTCCACCAAAGCAAGGAGAGGTAAACGTCATGGGGTTACAAGCACTTATCAACAACGAAGGGAATTTAGTCGTAACCCTACTCATTCGTAACGGTAGTGATAAAAACATTACGTTTGAGCAAATACCTTTAATCGTCGAAGATGCATCGGGCGATGTGGTCGCACGCGGAGCGTTTACGTTACAGTTAGAAGTAAAAGCAAACACAAGTAAGCCATGGACATTTATCTTTCCAAAATCACTTTTACAAAAAGACGAATTTGACTTTTCCACATGGCGTGCCTACATTCCACAGTAAAAGAAAAAGAGCTGATGTTGTTCATCAGCTCTTTTTCTTTGCCTCTGGCCACCAACCGCTCTCTATCGTAAACAGAAGGAAATAGTACTACAGTTATATTTTAGCATCATTTTTTATGTTTCACAAATATATTTTTCGTTTTTTTGGTATAAATTTTTCCCCCTCTTTCATTTTTTACATGAAATTAAAATAAACAATAGCGAATTTTCTGCCCAGAACGAATGGAAACTGAGCGGACTGTACATAAGATCGCTCGTTCTTCAGCAGCTGTGAGGTCATTCATCGATGCGGGGATGTAACGCTTCTCGAGGTCATTCCAACGTTTGACGCATATTTGCAGTTTCCCTTTTCCAAACAAAAACGTCATGACAATCATTAATTGATCATCTATCGTTTTAAAAAACAAAAACAAGTCGTCTTTTGTTGTACATGTAATCATGCGGTAACGAATCGGTTCAAGCGGCAACTTTTCAATCGGTGAAATAAACTGAAGTGAATCAGAAAAGTGAATGGGTTCAATTGTTCGCGACTCGTGAAAAGGAGGATACGGTTTCTCTTTAATGAGTACCTCACACATTTTCCCTCCTCTTTTTGTTTGATGAACAATGAAATTTGAAAAATAAATATTCACAATTCATCCTCTCCTTCAAGTTTTTCCAATGTATATTTTTACATTTTATGAATATTCAATCAACTTTTTTCGACAAAGATCCTGTCGATTTTTGTTCTATTTTAGAACATTTTGTTATTTTGTTCATAAAAAGAACAAAACATCCCCTATTCTTCTTCTATTGTAAAAAGAAAAAGGGAATTTGGTGGAAGATGATGCTACAACATATGAGCGAACAAATTAAACGTTTGCGTAAAGCGAACCATTGGACGCAAGAGCAACTGGCGCAACGGTTAAACGTATCTCGTTCAAAAGTGAGCAAATGGGAAAACGGTGAAGTGCTTCCTGATTTGAAATCGATCATTGACATGAGCGATTTGTTTCGTGTGAGCGTCGATTTTTTACTTGGCAAACATCCGACAGATGAACAACGATTGCAAGAAGTCAAACTCGCATACGGAACGAATGAGATGGATGAAGAACGACTTGCGCTTATTCGTTATATGAATGAACAGCGTGAGCTCGCAAAGCGGCTATATGCATTGCAGTCATTGCCTTCCCATAAGCGAAAACGAGTAGAAGAAGTAGTCATAAAAATCATTGATGAAATGATTGAAGCATTGAAATAAAAAAAGGGGCGTTTTTTGCCCTTTATTCAATGCCAATTAATTTTTTTAACCGATACACGTCAGCTTCTGTTTGCCATTGTTTTTGCGCATGCAATTCAAATTTATCGTGCAGCTTGTCCACTTTTGTTTCTAACTTTCCGATGCGCACATGCAGCTCTTTTATTTCTTCTCGTATTTCTTGTTTGAAACTTTCCATTTCTGCACGCATTTCTTGTTTGAAGCTCTCCATCTCTGCGCGCATCTCTTGTTTCAAACTTTCCATTTCTGTTCGCATTTCACGCACTTCATGCAGCAATTCTTTTACAGCTTGTAAAATTTGGCCCTCCACTTTTTATTCACCCCTTTCTGTTCGTTTCACCCTCTAGCATATCACTCCCCTCATAGACGGTCAATTGAAAAAAAGAGGCTAGCAAGGGGGCTAGCCAAACTGTGAGGGAGCAGATAGAGGATGCATTTTGGAAGGAAATGAGAGGAATCTTTCTATCACCTCCTCGATTCATATCATACGAGATGACAAAAAAGATGTAAAATTTCGATTTTTTAATTTTCAACCTGTTTTTTTCGTTTTTTGCCACTTTTTTCGGCTTTTTTCGCGAAAAAAGTGCTTGAAAATTCAATTTTCACTTTTTCTTTTCTTTTTTTGTTGTCTGTTGTTCATATGATATAATGGAAATAACTACTGTTGCGAGGTGGTTTTGTGAAAACATTTAAGCTCGTTTCCCTCACATTATTACATGAGCAAAAACAAAACATTCCGCTCATTGACGGTTTAATGATTAATAAAGAAGATGAAAATAAAAGGTGGCTTGTCGAAGCATATATGGATCAAACATATCGTGAGCTATTTACATCGTTAAAAGAAAGCGGAACGACGTTTGATGCACTCGTCACCATTTCGAGAACAACAAACGATCCCGCCCATATTCACGCCACCGTTCGTTCGGTGACGATGATGGGAGAGCGAATGAGCGTATTAATGGATGCGACGATTGTCAAACGATCCAATTTAGCTGAAGTCGTGTTAGAAGATTTAGTCCAACGCGGCTTACACGGTGAAACGCTTCTGCAACAATTTAAACAACAAATGCATACAAAAAGAGGCTAGCGCTTTTGTTTTGCCACGACGACATATCGGTTCGGAGCATCCCCGATCCAGCGAAATGGGTAACATGTAATTAACGTCAACGTCGGATGCGCTTTTGGAACGAGCACCGTTTGATCGTCAGGACGAACGATGCGAATATGTTGCACGACATATGTCCACGTTTTGTCGTTCGTCCGTACGATCAGTTCATCACCTAATTGAATGTCACCGAGCTGACGAAATACCGTATCCCGATGCCCTGCCAAAATGGTATGATTCCCCTCTCCCGGAAGCGCGCTTCGCTCATCGTATGCGACGCCCTTGTCCAATTGTTCCATACCTTCATAAATCGGCATATATATGTTTAGTTTCGGAATGAAAAGCGTTCCGATCGCACCTTCTTGTTGGACGGGCGGTTGCTCGCTTTGTTGCACCGCTTCATACGCCTGATGCCAACCGAGCGCATTGGCCCAAATGAAAGATGCGCCGAAAAGAAAAAGGGCAATGGCAATAACTCTCATCACAATCCTTTCCTCCATAGTACGAAACTTGCTAACAAGAAACCGAGGCCAATGATCATGTTCATTCCGTACGAAGAAGCTGTTTTTGGCATGCGCGCAACGAGCAAGCCGCTTTCTAAATCGAGCGCCATCTTGCCGATATGCGCCAGTTGCTCGCTTACATCAATCCAGGCACTTTCATTCATTCGTTCGCGCGGAATGTACACATCCGCAACAAAATTTCCTTCTTTATCATACCATTCCATGACAACAGGGGCAGTGACCGTCTGGAACTGTTCAAACGAAATCGGGGTTTGTCCTCGTTCGTTTACTTCATATACTTTCGCTTGAAGCTGATAAAGTGAGAGCCATTCATTCCAGAAGTTGAGAACCGTTTCCCGCTCTTGTTTTGTTAACGGCATAGATGGGTCGCGCAGCACGAGCGTTTGCATTTGTTCATCGAGACGTTCAAGCGCCTGTTTCGCAGACGGAGGGGTGCGTTCAAATAAACGGCGAATTTCTTCTTCTGTCAACCCAATCGTCGCTAACAGATCGGTCATCGCTTGCATCGTATCGTAACGGTCGCGGTAAAACGATAACGCATAATCTAAATGTTCAACAAACGTATAATGTTGTATTTGTTCACCGAACTGTCCGAGAAGTGCTTCTGCTTCTTCTTTCGTCATGTGATGCCGCAAAAGCAACGCATCAAGACGCTCAGGCGTGATCGGGGTGCCTAGCTGTTTTTTTAACGCATGAAGCGAAGAAAAATCGTAAATCGTCATATTCCATTTCGCTAAATAACGCGTCAAATCTTCCATCGTCCATCCGATGTCTTGTACATACTGTTTTACTTCTTCTTCATATGTCGCTGCTTGCACAGGTGTGGCGAATAAAAAAAGAAATAACCATAGCACGCGCATCTTTTTTCCTCCCTTATGTGTGCTATGGTTATTTTGTTCGATTATTCCATTTTTATACGATTAGAAATATACTTCATATAGCGCACGAACCGCTTTTTCTACTGCATCGGCTTTCACGCCAAACATCATGCTGACTTCGGATGAACCTTGGTTAATCATTTCGATGTTGACGTTGGCACGGGCAAAAGCAGCTGTTGCTTTTGCGGCAATACCGACGCTGCGTTCCATTCCTTCCCCGACGACCATAATGAGCGCTAAATCCCGTTCGATCGACACTTCATCGACACGCAATTCGTTTACGATGCGATCTAATACGCGGCGCTCGACGTCGCCAGCGAGTTGTTCTTCGCGTAAAATGACAGACATGTTATCAATGCCTGATGGCGTATGTTCATATGAAATGCCTTCGTCTTCTAAAATTTGCAACAAACGGCGTCCAAATCCGATTTCGCGGTTCATTAAATATTTGCTGACGTTAATGCTGCAAAATCCTTTATCGCTAGCGATGCCTGCAACAGGGCGGTCACGATGGTCTCTCGTTGCGACGATCATCGTTCCTGGCGCTTCCGGATTGTTTGTATTTTTCACACATACTGGAATGCCGCGGCGATACACAGGTTCAAGCGCTTCATCGTGAAAGACGGAAAATCCAGCGTACGACAATTCGCGCATTTCACGATACGTCAACTCTTTTAGCTGGCATGGATGTTCCACAATCGACGGATTGACGCAATAAATAGAATCAACGTCTGTAAAGTTTTCATACAGCTCCGCTCCAACACCCGCCGCCACGATCGAACCTGTAATATCCGAACCGCCGCGCGGGAATGTGACGATATGACCTGAGCGAGAATAGCCGAAAAAGCCTGGAATAATTAAAATGCCGCTTCTTTCATTTAATTTCGCGAGTTGTTCGTACGACTCAGGCAACACTTGAGCATTGCCTGGTTCGTCTGTGACGAAAATGCCCGCTTCTTTCGGACTGACGTAATGCGCCTCATATCCGAGCTGGCGGAGATAATGCGCCATCAGTTTTGCGTTGTTGTCTTCCCCACTCGCTTTTAACGCATCCAGTAAACGTTCAGGCTGATGATGATACGTATCAATCAATTGTTGTAAATGGGCAGAAATGACATCTAAAATGTCGCGCGACAACTGTAAATCAGTTACAATTTCATCATAGCGCGCAACGACTTGGGCGAGCACTCCTTCGTATATGTCATTTTCTATTACTTTTTTGGCAAGTGTAATTAACAAATCCGTCATTTTTGTGTCGTCTTTAAACCGTTTTCCCGGCGCAGAGACGACGACAAATTTGCGCGCTTCATCTGATGTGACGATGTTTGCTACTTTTTGAAATTGCGCTGCATTTGCAACAGAACTTCCTCCGAATTTTGCGACTTTCATATGCAATAACCCTTTCTTTCTAT from Anoxybacillus gonensis includes these protein-coding regions:
- a CDS encoding accessory Sec system S-layer assembly protein — translated: MFPFFKKKKQGEDSTVQAGQLFDGADEQQDEDVHTTLSIHPMMSLTTEQKYYFQYINNELPPLKKNQVSLSGVEWKKEDDHYVVTAFVRNSLDQPIRFDHMPLLLIGPDGKVLGKKVFPMNELGDIPPKSSRPWRFVFTTSDLYTENIPETGWKLAFELKKPHQLDLEESWQQHLKEEDKQKLEQLVRSLTPPKQGEVNVMGLQALINNEGNLVVTLLIRNGSDKNITFEQIPLIVEDASGDVVARGAFTLQLEVKANTSKPWTFIFPKSLLQKDEFDFSTWRAYIPQ
- a CDS encoding YwpF-like family protein, producing MKTFKLVSLTLLHEQKQNIPLIDGLMINKEDENKRWLVEAYMDQTYRELFTSLKESGTTFDALVTISRTTNDPAHIHATVRSVTMMGERMSVLMDATIVKRSNLAEVVLEDLVQRGLHGETLLQQFKQQMHTKRG
- a CDS encoding coiled-coil domain-containing protein, with amino-acid sequence MEGQILQAVKELLHEVREMRTEMESLKQEMRAEMESFKQEMRAEMESFKQEIREEIKELHVRIGKLETKVDKLHDKFELHAQKQWQTEADVYRLKKLIGIE
- a CDS encoding helix-turn-helix domain-containing protein; this encodes MMLQHMSEQIKRLRKANHWTQEQLAQRLNVSRSKVSKWENGEVLPDLKSIIDMSDLFRVSVDFLLGKHPTDEQRLQEVKLAYGTNEMDEERLALIRYMNEQRELAKRLYALQSLPSHKRKRVEEVVIKIIDEMIEALK
- the secA2 gene encoding accessory Sec system translocase SecA2 — its product is MLSYIKKLVNSDERKLKNYYKTVSRINELELEFEKMTDEQLKVKTEEFKRRLQNGETVFDIQVEAFATVREASKRVLGMRHFDVQLIGGLVLAEGNIAEMATGEGKTLVASAPSYLRALEGKGVHVITVNDYLARRDRELIGKIHEFLGLTVGLNLPHMSPEEKQAAYQADITYGVGNEFGFDYLRDHMAYSVADRVQRPFHYAIIDEVDSVLIDEAKTPLIIAGKTGVSSELSYLCARIVKHFVRDEDYEYDEETKTVNLTERGIEKIEKGFGIDNLYDLEHQVLYHYVIQALRAYVMFTRDVDYIVKDGKVLLIDMFTGRPMEGRSLSNGLHQAIEAKEGLELTEENKIQASITIQNYFRLYPILSGMTGTAKTEEKEFQTLYGMDVIQIPTNRPVIRQDFPDRVFATVEAKYKAVAKEAKRVHATGQPMLIGTTSILQSEKVAQYLAEEGLPFQLLNAKSVEQEVELISRAGQKGQITIATNMAGRGTDIMLGEGVAELGGLYVLGTERHESRRIDNQLKGRAGRQGDPGRSQFFISLEDDMFRRFAKEELEKMKKSLQVNEDGEVLNKDVHEFVNRVQRICEGSNFSVREYNLKLDDVLNEQRRTIYALRNRVLEQEDIVAIVASMVPAFLEREIAYTCPEDTIPEQWDLARLAETIHLVTNEQVTFTGIVERKEVEVIVQQAISAWKRRLETLQYTEEHQQALKRAMLSLIDFHWTKHLEAMELLKEGIGLRYYGQEDPMRQYAKEGLELFTAMYHRLEKDVSQQLAQLISQ
- a CDS encoding class D sortase — translated: MRVIAIALFLFGASFIWANALGWHQAYEAVQQSEQPPVQQEGAIGTLFIPKLNIYMPIYEGMEQLDKGVAYDERSALPGEGNHTILAGHRDTVFRQLGDIQLGDELIVRTNDKTWTYVVQHIRIVRPDDQTVLVPKAHPTLTLITCYPFRWIGDAPNRYVVVAKQKR
- a CDS encoding processed acidic surface protein, with product MRVLWLFLFLFATPVQAATYEEEVKQYVQDIGWTMEDLTRYLAKWNMTIYDFSSLHALKKQLGTPITPERLDALLLRHHMTKEEAEALLGQFGEQIQHYTFVEHLDYALSFYRDRYDTMQAMTDLLATIGLTEEEIRRLFERTPPSAKQALERLDEQMQTLVLRDPSMPLTKQERETVLNFWNEWLSLYQLQAKVYEVNERGQTPISFEQFQTVTAPVVMEWYDKEGNFVADVYIPRERMNESAWIDVSEQLAHIGKMALDLESGLLVARMPKTASSYGMNMIIGLGFLLASFVLWRKGL
- a CDS encoding aspartate kinase yields the protein MKVAKFGGSSVANAAQFQKVANIVTSDEARKFVVVSAPGKRFKDDTKMTDLLITLAKKVIENDIYEGVLAQVVARYDEIVTDLQLSRDILDVISAHLQQLIDTYHHQPERLLDALKASGEDNNAKLMAHYLRQLGYEAHYVSPKEAGIFVTDEPGNAQVLPESYEQLAKLNERSGILIIPGFFGYSRSGHIVTFPRGGSDITGSIVAAGVGAELYENFTDVDSIYCVNPSIVEHPCQLKELTYREMRELSYAGFSVFHDEALEPVYRRGIPVCVKNTNNPEAPGTMIVATRDHRDRPVAGIASDKGFCSINVSKYLMNREIGFGRRLLQILEDEGISYEHTPSGIDNMSVILREEQLAGDVERRVLDRIVNELRVDEVSIERDLALIMVVGEGMERSVGIAAKATAAFARANVNIEMINQGSSEVSMMFGVKADAVEKAVRALYEVYF